The Candidatus Neomarinimicrobiota bacterium genomic sequence GGCTGGTGCCTTCCGTTAATATGAGCGGAAGCATTAATCTGGAGGACTTATATAGCCTCGGTCCGGTGGAATTTCCGGCTCCCGCTTTAAGTTCCAGGATCAGTCTAAGCCAGACGCTTTTCGATGGGGCAAGATCGTGGTACGATGCCCGCAGTGGCGCTACCTCGGTCAGGAGTAGCATCGCGTCCTTTGAAAGCATCCAGCAGCAAGCAGTGCTGACCATCAAACAGGCGTACTACAACCTCCTTTCAGCATCGGAGTTGCTGGAAGTCGCTGATGAGGCCCTGGCGCTGAGCCGGAGACAACTGGAGCTGGTGGAGGAGCGCTTTCGGTTGCAGGCGGTAAAGGAAACCGACTTGCTGAAGGCCAGGGTGAGCATGGGGCAGCGTGAGGCGGACCGGTACCAGGCCCGTCAGAACGTGGCTACAGCTATGACCAGCCTGAATGTGGCCATTGGACAGGAGCCGTCGTCACCGGTGAACGTTGCGCGCGATAGTTTAGTACTCAAGCCGGTTCCGGAGCGGGAGTCAGCATTAAGTTCGCTGCGGGCCAACAACCCGGAACTGAAGGTCCGGGCCCTGGCGGTGGACCAAGCCTGGCTCAGAGCTAAAAGGCAGCGGGGTGTTATGCTCCCCAGTGTCAGTGTGAGTTACGGCGGCAACTACCGAGCAGACGAACTGGGAGACCTCTTCAGCAGTGATAATCGCATCACCACCTCGAGCTTGAATATTTCGCTACCCCTCTTTTCCGGCCTGCAGAATACATCCCGGTATAGCAGTGAGCGGTACAATGCTCTCGCTGAGGAGGAGCGTTTCGACGGCCGGATGCGCGACCTGAAAAGTCAGCTGGAGAATACCCTGTCCAAGCTCGAATCGCTGCATA encodes the following:
- a CDS encoding TolC family protein, giving the protein FQLCAAVLLGAGLVRAQSVPALTLEQLIDIGLDNNSDIRIAERDLMGARADRRGSFAGLVPSVNMSGSINLEDLYSLGPVEFPAPALSSRISLSQTLFDGARSWYDARSGATSVRSSIASFESIQQQAVLTIKQAYYNLLSASELLEVADEALALSRRQLELVEERFRLQAVKETDLLKARVSMGQREADRYQARQNVATAMTSLNVAIGQEPSSPVNVARDSLVLKPVPERESALSSLRANNPELKVRALAVDQAWLRAKRQRGVMLPSVSVSYGGNYRADELGDLFSSDNRITTSSLNISLPLFSGLQNTSRYSSERYNALAEEERFDGRMRDLKSQLENTLSKLESLHSIHPIYQEVLASAEADVRLANEQYNLGAISILDLLDAQVSLITARSTLVRTTYDIKIAEAQLEALMGTIGQ